GTGATGCGATCGTCACGACCTAAGTTGCGCTGCCACAGTCTGGCGAAgtcacgctgcagctctcgtCGGGCACCCGGCATGCCCTCTCGCTGAAAGAAGCGTCGGTAGCGCGTGTAGCCGCCTAGCGTCTCGTCGGCGCCCATGCCGAGCAGTACCACCTTTGCCTGCGACACGTACGACGCTTGACACGTTCCCgggcacggcggcgccggctgcACCGATCCGTCGGCAGCGTGCATCGGTTCCTTCGCCTTCATGTATACGGTCGTGAACCATGGACTcggcggcacggcagcggcccGCAGCATGTCGCACGGCCGGCAGAGACGCACCGCCTTGGATGGGGCGTCCGGGGCAAACTGGACGTAACCCGCCCTTGCGGCGTCGTTCAAGAAGCTGCCGAGCTTCTTGTAGCTGTAGCGCTTGATATGCGGCTGAAGAAAGAGGCTGTACTCCTTGCCCAGcgtggagagcagcaccggcgtgTGCGGACCAGAGCCACTGCGTCCCTCCTTGACAAGAACATCCACTAGAATCTGGTACTTCTGCGTGTTTGCTACAGAGTCGGTGTCGACAGACGCGgccgacgaggagggcagcagggCGGTCGCCGTCATGTGCGTGGCGTTGGGGGCGAGCAAGGCGGAAGAGGTGCCGGGAGGCCGCACGTCCGATACCGCTCCGTCAGGTGGACAACTGGTGACGGGGGTAACACCGGTGTAAGCGCGGAAGTGCTTGGAGAACTCGTCCAGTGTGACGGTGGGACTGCCCATGTCGGTGTGCACGGGGGCGGCCGGTAATATCGGACCACCGCACGCCTCTGTTGTCGCCGGGGTGTCACTGCCTAGCACGTCGCTGCGACACAATGTCTGCATTCGACCTGAGGCGTGCGCGGCATACCAGAGCGCCGTGCCAATGTCGAGATCCATCACGGTGTGCCGCGGCATGAGCAGGTCCTTTATGTGGGCGCTGTCTGAGGTGGACTTCGACGGGACGTCAACCAAGATCAGGCGCCATTCCCGCTCTGGCGTGGCGGCTGGAGTCCCTGTGgcgcctgccgccgcgtcgttGCCCAATGTATGAAGGAGTGGTAGGCGCAGAAGCTCCTCCATGGAGCGGAAGGCGGCGACTCGGTCGGGCGCCTGCTCTGGCGTCTCGCCGAATGCCACGTTTACCAACTCAATGGGGGTCTCTACAGGCAGCAGGTAGTGCGCCAGGGCAGCAATGACGGTACAGTCGATACCGCCGGAAAAAAGAATGCACAGGGGACGCCGACGCGCGGTTGTCAGTTCCTGCGCATCACTACCGtccgctgcgccggcgtTCGCCACGGTGATGCGGCGGTGCATCGAGACAGCGAGGGCCAGCATGTAATGTGCAGCAGCCCAGTCCACCCAGCTCTGGTCCAGTGCCTCCCCGGGCTGGATGCTCTTCATCAGGTGGCGCGCCCACTGCAGAAGCGGctccggcagcaccgcaatCTCCTCATGCGCGAGAATGAGCTCGAAGGACGGCGGCTCGTGCGGCACCATCGGCAACCCGactgtgcgcagcagcggatgcACAAGGTGGTTTGACCGCTGCCACGGGCAGTGCAAGAGTAGCATGTGAGCGGCCCGGAGAGTGGCTTGATACCCGTCACCGGCGCCACTCACCACTGCCTCATCAGAGAGGCACACGGGGTGAAGATTAAGCGGCTGGTGTGTCGCCCTGTCTTCAGAGACAGCGATATCAGCAGACCACGTCTCCGCCTCCAatgcagctgccgttgcgGTATCGCGGTAGACGAGAGGAGCCTGCAGAGGAACCGCGAAGAGTCCTGTGACACCGACCTCCTGCCAGCAGACCTCTCGGAAACCGGCACTGGAAGCATCACCACTgtcgtcctcttcgtctccaGCACTCGGTACTGACAAGAGCACCGGACCCGACAGGGCAGaagatgggggaggggggctagTCGCTACCGACTCCGCCTTCTCAT
This Leishmania panamensis strain MHOM/PA/94/PSC-1 chromosome 29 sequence DNA region includes the following protein-coding sequences:
- a CDS encoding asparagine synthase, putative (TriTrypDB/GeneDB-style sysID: LpmP.29.1540); protein product: MCGICLLVRQKLVNATATTTSALASPQQSAKSSPAVPHSNPFYPPQDEAEQQQQHHHHRHHPNGISSVASFPSSAVQTHRLTPCLCPQAGLDAKDFLSSSGDSPTVNYLFDEMVRNLRRRGPNAYGVTRRSFSTVCQVPTDGGVSLTHPVPLMTSVDRANGGNATTNAAAPHVSVPASAAVHVRTEVAGVASVLGLRGHSTVAQPYDVNVEADAEEDDPANSWDYRSSLLWNGEIFGGALCPPPWGSDTVLLASRLSQMELECVNMSQENAAGPKHLPLAQRQRMFLRKCTTLLEQEVEGPYSFIFIAARLRLAIFGRDPLGRHSLLTHIRVMVPPSKAGHRWPATATTRTAPVATHEVPAELDVELIVTSVGVQHRLPASPKTSATEVANTAPTSALSSSSHMASSNSHLSCPKDPAKVEGGNAAKPKRPRHEKAESVATSPPPPSSALSGPVLLSVPSAGDEEDDSGDASSAGFREVCWQEVGVTGLFAVPLQAPLVYRDTATAAALEAETWSADIAVSEDRATHQPLNLHPVCLSDEAVVSGAGDGYQATLRAAHMLLLHCPWQRSNHLVHPLLRTVGLPMVPHEPPSFELILAHEEIAVLPEPLLQWARHLMKSIQPGEALDQSWVDWAAAHYMLALAVSMHRRITVANAGAADGSDAQELTTARRRPLCILFSGGIDCTVIAALAHYLLPVETPIELVNVAFGETPEQAPDRVAAFRSMEELLRLPLLHTLGNDAAAGATGTPAATPEREWRLILVDVPSKSTSDSAHIKDLLMPRHTVMDLDIGTALWYAAHASGRMQTLCRSDVLGSDTPATTEACGGPILPAAPVHTDMGSPTVTLDEFSKHFRAYTGVTPVTSCPPDGAVSDVRPPGTSSALLAPNATHMTATALLPSSSAASVDTDSVANTQKYQILVDVLVKEGRSGSGPHTPVLLSTLGKEYSLFLQPHIKRYSYKKLGSFLNDAARAGYVQFAPDAPSKAVRLCRPCDMLRAAAVPPSPWFTTVYMKAKEPMHAADGSVQPAPPCPGTCQASYVSQAKVVLLGMGADETLGGYTRYRRFFQREGMPGARRELQRDFARLWQRNLGRDDRITMDSGREPRFPYLDEGVMRTLEWTVLKRRNNILDTRELLSRHTAESGAAAEGAVLSTTSNSREGAPPLTSDELLRLALEPIVNFHLKLGEGDKRVLRRVASVLGLSGVTHLQKRAIQFGSRIAERKIKGTNDF